The Phycisphaeraceae bacterium genome window below encodes:
- a CDS encoding complex I NDUFA9 subunit family protein — protein sequence MAEAKQIALTGATGFVGRHVVSRLLSRGYRIHALVRDPQKFTTKDTNLKPVAGDLFDDHAMEELLHGCDAVVHLVGIIMEKPSAGQTFQRIHVEATQRLLAATKRAGITRWIQMSALGSRPAAVSTYHCTKWQAEEAVRNSGLCWTIFRPSIIHGPDGEFMRMVKDFWTKRFPPFVPYFGAGVFGKNGAGRLQPIYVEDVAACFSDAVDNPLAGGETYPLGGPDVLTWPQLYTIVRNHLPSSRNKRIIAVPAWYASLIAGLPGVPFNRDQVIMSQEDSICGIEKAQEHFKIKFSSFEDTLAGYASELT from the coding sequence ATGGCTGAAGCGAAACAGATCGCATTGACGGGTGCCACTGGATTTGTCGGCCGCCATGTTGTTTCGCGGCTGCTCTCTCGTGGTTACCGAATTCATGCCTTGGTGCGCGATCCGCAAAAATTCACCACAAAGGACACCAACCTCAAACCGGTGGCCGGTGATCTTTTTGACGATCATGCGATGGAAGAACTCCTGCACGGTTGCGATGCGGTTGTTCACTTGGTCGGCATCATCATGGAGAAGCCCTCTGCGGGACAGACTTTTCAGCGCATTCATGTCGAGGCTACACAACGACTGCTCGCGGCGACGAAACGCGCAGGTATCACGCGGTGGATTCAGATGTCGGCACTGGGCAGTCGACCGGCTGCGGTGAGCACTTATCACTGCACAAAATGGCAAGCGGAAGAAGCCGTGCGCAACAGCGGCCTTTGCTGGACGATCTTTCGACCATCAATCATTCATGGGCCAGATGGCGAATTTATGAGGATGGTGAAGGATTTTTGGACGAAACGATTTCCACCATTCGTCCCTTACTTCGGTGCCGGAGTCTTTGGCAAAAATGGCGCGGGGCGGCTGCAACCGATCTATGTCGAGGACGTAGCGGCCTGCTTTTCCGACGCAGTGGATAATCCACTAGCGGGCGGCGAGACCTATCCTCTGGGCGGCCCGGATGTGCTCACCTGGCCGCAGCTTTACACAATCGTGCGAAACCATTTGCCGTCATCCCGCAACAAGCGGATCATCGCGGTCCCCGCATGGTACGCCAGCCTTATTGCGGGATTGCCGGGTGTACCTTTCAATCGAGATCAAGTCATCATGAGCCAGGAAGATTCCATATGCGGGATCGAAAAGGCGCAGGAACACTTCAAAATAAAATTCTCGTCGTTTGAGGATACGTTGGCGGGCTATGCTTCCGAGTTGACCTAA
- a CDS encoding CDGSH iron-sulfur domain-containing protein has product MPRLVLHTATGPFEIKPQEKSVWICQCGLSQNLPYCDGSHKACRNEVPGKIYVYGPDRKTIVEVRDEK; this is encoded by the coding sequence ATGCCACGACTTGTACTGCATACCGCAACGGGTCCATTCGAAATCAAACCGCAGGAAAAAAGCGTCTGGATTTGTCAGTGCGGCCTCTCACAGAACCTGCCCTATTGCGATGGATCACATAAAGCCTGTCGCAACGAGGTCCCCGGAAAAATTTACGTTTACGGCCCGGACCGCAAAACAATCGTCGAAGTGCGGGACGAGAAATAA